From Excalfactoria chinensis isolate bCotChi1 chromosome 4, bCotChi1.hap2, whole genome shotgun sequence, one genomic window encodes:
- the RTKN gene encoding rhotekin isoform X4, whose amino-acid sequence MEVADKLRILEDLNMLYIRQIALSLEDTDIQKKIDHEIRMREGACKLLAACTQREQALEATKSLQVCNSRILAYMAELQRMKEAQVMQRAARRPSDAGPTEERLPCRGRVCVSDLRIPLMWKDTEYFRNKGELHRCAVFCLLQLGVEIYDTEMVLVDRTLTDICFENAVLFSEAGPDFLLKVELYSAGLGEEVGGSAPRKLASKLSSSLGRSAGRRLRATMEGGPGSPTANGGGALLLPAPSVPGPKYHLLAHTVLSLAEVQDGFRTHDLAMACSEESSFWLPLYGSMCCRLAAQPHCMAAQVMCGFLKVQTPGEPQGWARLFCVLRGTNLLCYRRAQEAEGGVQPALTIAINKETRIRATEQEARGKLHSMTVTNRYGAEEVTHTLLAESRAETQRWMEAFWQHFYDMSQWKQCCDELMRIDAPPPRRPPAPLPRQGSLYHEMAIDPSDDIEAVTDILTRRAAVLAGGARGCPPWLSLFETHPPHTAPPAGCSPRPRARPRTLSLDAKLSTLKGRGGTRRAPSPRPARPGSGSSSPGSSSPDTERAAPPRPPGRLQSQV is encoded by the exons ATGGAGGTGGCGGATAAACTGCGTATCTTGGAGGACCTCAATATGCTTTACATACGACAGATCGCTCTCAGCTTAGAG GACACGGACATCCAGAAGAAGATCGACCATGAGATCCGCATGCGGGAGGGTGCCTgcaagctgctggctgcctgcacaCAGCGGGAGCAGGCGCTGGAGGCCACCAAGAGCCTGCAGGTCTGCAACAGCCGCATCCTGGCCTACATGGCCGAGCTGCAGCGCATGAAGGAGGCGCAGGTGATGCAGCGCGCGGCCAGGCG CCCCTCGGATGCCGGACCCACGGAGGAGCGGCTGCCGTGCCGGGGGAGGGTCTGCGTCTCAG ACCTGCGCATCCCACTGATGTGGAAGGACACGGAGTACTTCAGGAACAAAGGGG agctgcaccGCTGCGCCGTcttctgcctcctgcagctcgGCGTGGAGATCTACGACACCGAGATGGTGCTGGTGGATCGCACGCTCACCGACATCTGCTTCGAGAACGCCGTGCTCTT CTCGGAGGCCGGGCCGGACTTCCTGCTGAAGGTGGAGCTGTACAGTGCGGGGCTGGGCGAGGAGGTGGGGGGCAGCGCACCCAGGAAGTTGGCCAGCAAactcagcagctccctgggccGCTCCGCCGGGCGCCGCCTGCGGGCCACCATGGAGGGGGGACccggcagccccacagccaacGGGGGgggagccctgctgctgcctgcccccaGTGTGCC GGGCCCCAAATATCACCTCCTGGCACACACGGTGCTGTCCCTGGCGGAGGTGCAGGATGGATTCCGCACACACGACCTGGCCATGGCCTGCAGCG AGGAGAGCTCCTTCTGGCTGCCGCTGTATGGCAGCATGTGCTGCCGCCTGGCTGCCCAGCCCCACTGCATGGCTGCACAGGTGATGTGTGGCTTCCTGAAGGTGCAG ACGCCGGGTGAGCCGCAGGGCTGGGCGCGGCTGTTCTGCGTGCTGCGCGGCACCAACCTGCTGTGCTACCGGCGGGCGCAGGAGGCGGAGGGCGGCGTGCAGCCCGCGCTCACCATCGCCATCAACAAG GAGACGCGGATCCGCGCCACGGAGCAGGAGGCGCGGGGCAAACTGCACAGCATGACGGTCACCAACCGCTACGGGGCCGAGGAGGTGACCCACACGCTGCTGGCCGAGAGCCGCGCCGAGACGCAGCGCTGGATGGAGGCGTTCTGGCAGCACTTCTACGACATGA GTCAGTGGAAGCAATGCTGCGACGAGCTGATGCGCATCGAtgcgccgccgccgcgccggccgcccgccccgctgccGCGCCAGGGATCGCTGTACCACGAGATGG CTATTGACCCTTCCGACGACATCGAGGCGGTGACGGACATCCTGACTCGGCGCGCTGCGGTGCTGGCGGGGGGGGCCCGGGGCTGCCCCCCGTGGCTCTCCCTGTTCGAGACCCACCCCCCGCACACCGCCCCCCCCGCCGGGtgcagcccccggccccgcgcccggccccgcACGCTGTCGCTGGACGCGAAGCTCAGCACCCTGAAGGGCCGAGGGGGAACCCGACGCGCCCCCTCCCCGCGtcccgcccggcccggctccgGCTCTTCCAGCCCCGGCAGCTCCAGCCCCGACACCGAACGCGCCGCCCCCCCGCGCCCTCCCGGCCGCCTCCAGTCCCAGGTGTGA
- the RTKN gene encoding rhotekin isoform X5, whose amino-acid sequence MELCGADTDIQKKIDHEIRMREGACKLLAACTQREQALEATKSLQVCNSRILAYMAELQRMKEAQVMQRAARRPSDAGPTEERLPCRGRVCVSDLRIPLMWKDTEYFRNKGELHRCAVFCLLQLGVEIYDTEMVLVDRTLTDICFENAVLFSEAGPDFLLKVELYSAGLGEEVGGSAPRKLASKLSSSLGRSAGRRLRATMEGGPGSPTANGGGALLLPAPSVPGPKYHLLAHTVLSLAEVQDGFRTHDLAMACSEESSFWLPLYGSMCCRLAAQPHCMAAQVMCGFLKVQQTPGEPQGWARLFCVLRGTNLLCYRRAQEAEGGVQPALTIAINKETRIRATEQEARGKLHSMTVTNRYGAEEVTHTLLAESRAETQRWMEAFWQHFYDMSQWKQCCDELMRIDAPPPRRPPAPLPRQGSLYHEMAIDPSDDIEAVTDILTRRAAVLAGGARGCPPWLSLFETHPPHTAPPAGCSPRPRARPRTLSLDAKLSTLKGRGGTRRAPSPRPARPGSGSSSPGSSSPDTERAAPPRPPGRLQSQV is encoded by the exons ATGGAGCTCTGCGGGGCT GACACGGACATCCAGAAGAAGATCGACCATGAGATCCGCATGCGGGAGGGTGCCTgcaagctgctggctgcctgcacaCAGCGGGAGCAGGCGCTGGAGGCCACCAAGAGCCTGCAGGTCTGCAACAGCCGCATCCTGGCCTACATGGCCGAGCTGCAGCGCATGAAGGAGGCGCAGGTGATGCAGCGCGCGGCCAGGCG CCCCTCGGATGCCGGACCCACGGAGGAGCGGCTGCCGTGCCGGGGGAGGGTCTGCGTCTCAG ACCTGCGCATCCCACTGATGTGGAAGGACACGGAGTACTTCAGGAACAAAGGGG agctgcaccGCTGCGCCGTcttctgcctcctgcagctcgGCGTGGAGATCTACGACACCGAGATGGTGCTGGTGGATCGCACGCTCACCGACATCTGCTTCGAGAACGCCGTGCTCTT CTCGGAGGCCGGGCCGGACTTCCTGCTGAAGGTGGAGCTGTACAGTGCGGGGCTGGGCGAGGAGGTGGGGGGCAGCGCACCCAGGAAGTTGGCCAGCAAactcagcagctccctgggccGCTCCGCCGGGCGCCGCCTGCGGGCCACCATGGAGGGGGGACccggcagccccacagccaacGGGGGgggagccctgctgctgcctgcccccaGTGTGCC GGGCCCCAAATATCACCTCCTGGCACACACGGTGCTGTCCCTGGCGGAGGTGCAGGATGGATTCCGCACACACGACCTGGCCATGGCCTGCAGCG AGGAGAGCTCCTTCTGGCTGCCGCTGTATGGCAGCATGTGCTGCCGCCTGGCTGCCCAGCCCCACTGCATGGCTGCACAGGTGATGTGTGGCTTCCTGAAGGTGCAG CAGACGCCGGGTGAGCCGCAGGGCTGGGCGCGGCTGTTCTGCGTGCTGCGCGGCACCAACCTGCTGTGCTACCGGCGGGCGCAGGAGGCGGAGGGCGGCGTGCAGCCCGCGCTCACCATCGCCATCAACAAG GAGACGCGGATCCGCGCCACGGAGCAGGAGGCGCGGGGCAAACTGCACAGCATGACGGTCACCAACCGCTACGGGGCCGAGGAGGTGACCCACACGCTGCTGGCCGAGAGCCGCGCCGAGACGCAGCGCTGGATGGAGGCGTTCTGGCAGCACTTCTACGACATGA GTCAGTGGAAGCAATGCTGCGACGAGCTGATGCGCATCGAtgcgccgccgccgcgccggccgcccgccccgctgccGCGCCAGGGATCGCTGTACCACGAGATGG CTATTGACCCTTCCGACGACATCGAGGCGGTGACGGACATCCTGACTCGGCGCGCTGCGGTGCTGGCGGGGGGGGCCCGGGGCTGCCCCCCGTGGCTCTCCCTGTTCGAGACCCACCCCCCGCACACCGCCCCCCCCGCCGGGtgcagcccccggccccgcgcccggccccgcACGCTGTCGCTGGACGCGAAGCTCAGCACCCTGAAGGGCCGAGGGGGAACCCGACGCGCCCCCTCCCCGCGtcccgcccggcccggctccgGCTCTTCCAGCCCCGGCAGCTCCAGCCCCGACACCGAACGCGCCGCCCCCCCGCGCCCTCCCGGCCGCCTCCAGTCCCAGGTGTGA